In the Xiphias gladius isolate SHS-SW01 ecotype Sanya breed wild chromosome 7, ASM1685928v1, whole genome shotgun sequence genome, AAGCAGTTCTTAAGTGTGTGGCAAAAATCCACTAATATtggcaaaaatattaaatgtacaaTCGTATGTAGACAAAAACTTGTTGCTGCCTTGATGCAAAATCAGAACACCACACCTCTTGACTTCCAcccataaatattttttacctGTAGGTCCTGGATGATCTGGATCTGGACAGTTTTGACTTGGAAGATATCGACACCAAAGATGTCAACCTAGATGAGGATTTCTTGAGTGAATAGGAGGAAAGCCAAACTCTCCAGTTTTTCAGCGACCAAACACAAGAGGGCTGTATTCCAGGACCACGATAAGCTGTCAACATAGTAAAATGCCTTTTAATTCACAAGCATTTGCTTATTTTTCGATGCAGGCCAAAATAGTCGTTTGTACTGAGACGTATCATAACTAAATTCTGATTCCCACAAGATGGTGTTACTGCAGAACTAAAACCCTCAAGAAATCAGGTTCAACTTTAGATTAATCTTCAGTTATAATTACAATTTTTACCTTGACTTGGGCTTTATTTCAACCAGACTAGCCCAGTGTTATGTGCCTTTTCTAAATGTGAACAATGGCCATTCGAAAGAGAAGTTAATGGGTTTTAAGGAGAAATGGGGATAAGAAATAGgagggttgtgtgtgtatttgaaataTGGGATGCTGTACATTGCAGTGAGTGCAAAAAAattccagctgaggctgatgtggGTGTACACCACATATTTCAACAGTTTTGCTACCATCTTGACATTTGGGGTTAAATTACTTATGTGTCATCAGTTTACAgtaaaagaaacttttttttttttttaatgtagggGTAGAATATTTTCCATTTCTAGGTGCCATAATCTTTACCAGCTGATGGTACACCTTCATGAAGAGTAACTAAAATTAGTCTTTAgacctctcctcccttctccttccTCATTCCTAATAACATCACTGTTGATCAGGGTGTTATCAAAGCCATGGAGGAACtcttgaaatttaaaaatgtatttttctctaACATAAGTGCTGGACTTACTCTAATTAGAGctgtatttttagatttctgTGTAGGACAAGGCTGCCTGTGTCTTCCAAATGCTatgttttttataaatagtACATATACAAAAATGTCTAACAAGCCAAGGACTAGGACAAATCCCCCATTTAGTTACACTGAATGTCTGTATTACctctttttatttgactttttattatCCTGGTGCATGTTTCCCTCTCAGCGCCAGGATCAACACCTACTACTGCTTTTAGTTTAtccaataaacaaaaacagtactATGTATCTGGACttgaaaagtaaattaaatgcaCGTCTCTCAATAAAGTATTGTATGCTATCCAGAACTCAAGTTGTTTTACTCCAGGAACTTATCACACAAGTACAAAGAtcttgctttattttgttaCGTACATCATTTAACTTGACACTTCAGGTTTGACTCGGAGCTCAGATCATTTTCTCTACATGAATAAATGACAAACTTTGTGCACTGTACAAGATTTTTCAAAGCTAGTTCTTCAAATCGATGGCTGTGAAGTGTATAGCCTTCCTCTTGGTCAAGAAGCATATATTACTCTTCGACCCAAACGGTGAAAGAACAATAAATGCTATCATATCTTAAATATTTTGGGCAATTTTAAATGTCCTTCAGGAAATGGTTACTGGGTCCTCGTCGTGGATGAATTTGTATATTTCTATATAAGAGCGAGTCTGTCAGGCGGCAGAGCCTTTAGCAACCGTCTGTTCATATGCCTGCAGGGCCAGCTCAATGTAGCCCGACCTCTGGGACTCCTTCTGGGCATAGAGCTGCAGGGACAAAAGGTCAGACGTCAgcaaaaaggagaaggagaaaaaggtcAACCCAATTAATTTGAGGTTGGGGCTGTGCATAATAAGTTTCTAAGACTACAATCACAATATTAACTGTTTTGGTAGTAGACATGAAAACCACAACTTAGAAAGTGCTCCGAAATCAACCATGTCCAAGTAAGAGGCCTTGCGTGACAGTGACTGTAGctgatagacacacacacacacacacacacacacacgtttctcCCGCTGCTaacctttcacattaaatgGCTGTCATTCTCAATGTCTGCTTCAAGGCCAAGCAGCTGTGAGTGCTAATAAGACCTGATGTGTCCTGTGTCTGGCCCCCCAGTTCCCACGCTGGAGAAAAATCAAAGCCTCTGACACAGGAAACCTTAGATGAGACAGCCTTGACTTGACCTCTCCAGAGCTACACTGACTCCTGATTTACCCTAATGCCTCGGGGACACAACTTATATGACCTGGACAATTTCAGGATTGAATGGCAATGTTTTATATACACACAGCTAAGAGATTTAAAGTGTAAAAGAGGAGCAAGGAGTCAGCAAATAATTTTGTTCAGGGTTGAGTTGTTCTCACCTTAAGCAGGTCGGTGCCAGTGGCCTGCTGGCTGGCTGCTTCCTGGGCTGACTCACTGTGGGGGTGGACCATGTGGAATAGACACACTAGGCTCACAGCATCGTGgaacctggggggggggggggcgcgcacacacacacacacacacacacacacacacacacacacacacacacacacacacacacacacacacacacacacacacacagaggacttAAGTCCGAGATCTTTGCCAGCAGGTCAGGTCAAACATtccaacaaaaatattcaagtcAGATATGCCAGTCTGAACATCAATtccagacaaagacagacaaactcACAGCTCTCTCTTCAGCATGTCCACTATAAGCCCGTCTACCCTGCGAGCGTTGACCAGATACCAAGCCATGCCCCCAAAGTGTCTGGTGGAGCGCAGCAGCTCGTATTTGCCGTGCTTGTCCACGTCCTCATAGGTGGCCGCATGTACCTAAATACAAGGCACATACAAAGGAAGAGATTCAGAAACCTCCAATCCACTTTCCCCTTCCACTTTACACTCTATATCAGGTGAACCAAAGAAAATGTGGAACCTACTTGGGGGATTTCATGGTATAACACTGTCTATACACTCTGCAGATTTCAGTGCAGATGGTGAACAGGTCAAAATAACAAGAAGGTCAATGTCATCTTACCCTGATGTATTCTGAAGAGTCTGGTTCAAATTGGACCAGACACAGGTCCAACACATCCTCATGCCGGTCCTGGGAAAACACCAtctaacagagagagaagtatAAATGGGtcaaaaaagtgacaaattggacacaaacacaagtgtTTTCCCTTACTCTTACTATTTAGGCCTTTTCTCAGGACTCTGTGGGTGTTCACAAGCCTCACTTGACATCAAGCCTTTACTCCCCTGTCAGGGAGGATGTCTTATACCGTTATCAATAAGTTGCGATACATGCAGACAACTTATGGGTATTCTGGTCATATCTTTGTGCTTGAAAATATCCCATCCATGTCCCTGTCGGAAATGTGTATTAGCTCTTATCCCATAAGTGCCAGACACCTGAATAATATAGGGTAAACACTCTATCCAGATGTATGGTCATTGTCTCCAGTCTGTGCCAGTGCAGCATCAACTTGTCTTACATACTATATTGTAGTAGTAATATAGTAGTTAGTACGtgtaaaaaatgatgaaaaatggtGCAAAGATGATCAACATGTTGAGTCAGACCTTAGTAATATGTATATccaagaataaaaatacatccCTGGTACAAAGGTGATAGTGTCAATTACTGTCAATCCTGATATCCTTTACTTTTTTAGGATGTTGTTTTCCCCTGTATTTCAGCTCTATTCATTCAAAGCAGTGAGCCAACAGATCGATTGTTAGAATTTGCTCTATATCCAAATGTAGAGCAAATTCTAACAGAATTTAGAGAAATTCTcctaaagaaaatgtgaattaatccAAGTTTCCACTTCTACGTATAAATGCACGTCCCTTACATTCAAGCCCCTGCCAAAGGAGTTCACGCAAAGCTGATTAAGCCTGTCTGCGCCAGGGAAATCTCTCTGAATTTTTGCAGTATACCAGAGTTTTAAATTTCGTTTCTGTGGCGAAATTCCTGCACTGTGCAGTGCGCATGGGACTGAGACAGACTCGGATGTCACCTTACTGCTCTTGGACGGGttggcatttgtaaaatatttggagaTGGCTGTGTAGCTATTACATTTACTCTACCTACATAATGGATTATTGTCTTGGGACTGTGGAAATGTCTCTATAtgcaacagtgtttgtgtaattactcgCACTGCCAGAAGGAGGAGACAAACATTTcgcactgcaggtttaaaaccattgcagaagagcATAACGTAATTAAAAGAGCGCCACTCAAACCTCCAATAGTGAAAACAATCTAGATAATTTGATGGAAaaatggcatttatgtttgtttcatatattaATTTACGGAACGTAACAGTCTCATTATCAGCCGAGAAAAACACTCAGGTTTTTTTAGTTCGCAAACTGAGGCTGCACATAAAAACTGGTGGAAGGAAACCCACCTATCGAGTTTGGTAAGGAAGGTGACATCAAAGCGAGAAAATAACAGACATTAATACACCTATAACACTAATGAGGGCTCTGTTCAATTGAAGTGTCCCAGTATGTCGTGTCAGTGATCCAGCATGAACAAAGGCCCTTTAACTGGCTGACATAAAAGTAATGCAATCATCATGAATGTGaaattatttacacctgtgcttttcctgccatgACACGTCAGTCTGCTGTTAACTTCCATACTACATACCCAGTCTAAGCAGATTTACGCTAAGTGGTGTGGTCAGTTGAAAACTGATCACTCAAATAAATCAGCATGCATACAAAAACGCTCGTTTTTTTGAGAGTGCCGTTGATGTACACATTTGTCCCATAATGCACTACACAATGTAGTGTCCCACAAATGTGGGAGCTGCTGATATCTGCAAAAACTATGCCTTTTTCACaaaagacactttgacatgtcacaACCGGAAAAACAAAGGATTTACTAATAACAATGGCTGAATTTCATTTAGCTGCCTCAGTTTCGGGGTCCTGCTGTTGTACATTGCGGGCTCCCTGTCCgacttgaatagaacagagccatcatgAATGTTACTattaacacctgtgcttttcctaacATGACCAGTCAAAATGTCCACGGTGAAAAAATGCCTACAGCAGGAGTTTGAGGGAAACATAACgtagaggaaagaaagacatgaGAGCTGCTACTGTCAGGGAGTAAGAAGAACCtctaatgacccaaaacattaatCTTGTCTGACTCTGCAATTTCCGAACCTTGAGGTTCTCCTCCTTGAAGATGAGCGGTGCTACAAGCTTGCGTCCATTCTTGGGAAAGTAAACCTGAATGAGCCGGTCTCTCTCCTCCCAGGTCGCCTTCCTAAGAGTCCCGTTAGGCTCCCGGACAACAATGAACCTCTCCTGGAAACACACGGCAAATACAATTCTAAGAAAGGTAAGGGACCGATTTGAGCGCTGTCAAAATCATGAATCAACcaacaaagtaaaaaagtgAGTCTGTGTAACATCACCACAAAAAACTGTTAGGCTGACACCTTCAAAATTGaatgcacaatttaaaatgCTAGAACTCACTCAGTTCCCCAAATGTACATCTACAACCTGACCTCAGCTTTTGTTAATGCAATAAAAACCTGCTCTGACCCTTTAATTGTGCTGTGGCATGTATCAAGAAATCACCCATCTCATCCCCACttacgcacatgcacacaaaatcaaagcaacgtgtgtgtgtgtgtgtgtgtaccctgTGGGGGATGTTGTAGGTGATGTCTGCGAAGACGTATTTGGCTGTGTCCATGCCATCCAGGATCTTATCCTCGGACAGCACATCGCTGATGGGCTTCCTCTCCGGCAGGAAGGGGGGCATCTGCAGCAGCCTCTTAGCCTGCTCTGTGGCTAACTCCACCGCCTGGAAACAACGCACCAGTGACTGGATGACACAAGTACCTGACGGGCGTGTATGACTGAGAGGGGATACTGTGGTTTATCGAAAGGGCACCTGCTCCAGTTGTTCATCCGTCATGAGTTTATATGTGGGCGGCTTCAGCTCCTGTTGAATGGGTCGGAACACTTTCTGCAGGTCCAGGCCTGTTATCCTGGTAAGGATGTCCTGCACAGCCGGATCTGTGAACTGGGGCTTCGCATTGTCCGAGGGGGCTGCgaaagaaaattacattagtTATTGGTTTGTACAAACTACAGACCCATAAAGATATACGCCCCGAGTTACCCGGGCAGCTCACTGAAAAGTGCCTAACGTCGCCTGCCGACAGAAGAGCATTGTGTGATCAAGACGGGACTGGAATGGAGCTGTAACGAGTTAGCTTTACCCGAGATCTGTGCTCTTCTCACTGGTATTAAAAACGACACAGGCCAAAACTCGGACGACACTCCATGACAACTGCAAAGCCGAATTTATAGAAAGACTCTAAACATTTGTCAAATGGGTTAAACTCTACACATATCTCTGCCAACAGGTTACTCCAGATTTAACCACACAGATAGCTTATGCGAGTTTGACATCCGCACAGGCTAAACGAAACAAGCTGCAAGGTCAGCGTCACAGTAAGGAAATCCACTCAACTATAATGATATCCATAGCATTCAGACGTACCGTTGTCTTGTGTTCCACTACACAGCGTCCTTACGCTGCATCTGATcaacatttgtttgcttttctgcaCATGTTTCACCCGAGGGTAGCCCCGAAACAGGCACCGCGCCGTACCGAGCGCCGCCATGTTTGTTGTTACCTCATCGAGACGACCCGACCTTTTCACCTCACAGCGGAAGAGCTAAGCAGTCATGGGATATGTAGTGTGTTTTCGTGTGCACAGCCTcagcatttcatttgtttatttttctttcccgCGGCTTATCATGTGGCATTTTATCAGCAGTGGaatagacaaaacaagaagAGAAAGACGTTGTCAATTTCTATCTGTGGCTCTTTTTATAATCAAAGGTCCCTTTTcaacataagaaaaacaaacattttctaatctaatatatatatatatatataaaaaaaaagttcagacaAAGATGCATAGGACCAAACGTTTTAAACAGTATaatatttaatctttaaaaagtACTTGGGaaatgaatttgtttaaaatgtgattcTGTTTTGGACCAGATTCCTGTAGTTCCTATCCTGGAACAATGAAATATatacaatgaaataataataataatgtagtaataatgATACAACATCTTACaaacgaaagaaagaaagacagacggacagaaagaaaagaaagaagagaaaacaaaaactcagtTGAAATGCTGCTTTGATCACCAGGTGGCAATATGCTACCATTTATACTGGAAACGTACAATGCCTGCAAAGCAAGATCATAAGTGAAGTATATTGGTCTCAGGGAGGACAGTGAGAGACTTGAATTCAAGTCAGAGAGCCTCTTTGGTCTATCTTTGATATGTGGCCTAACTCCGTGTAGCCCAGACACATTCCTTACTTGTCATTACAGTGTGTTCTTGAGTCGGCTGATAGCTGTATAATCTGTCTGGACGATAAGAAGTTACACGCTCTGCTTATAAAGAAAAACGCATAGTACATCTTCTTATGTCAAAACATTCTAATTTGCCcatagatttattttaaacctGGCCGTTTTTTAAAGACCAATACTTTGTTGtgcttaacaaaaaaaaacaaaacaataaaaacaaaaatgtatttatgtaataCTGAGTACTTACACATAATCATAGCATCTGTTTGATCCCCCACAACCTATTGGTTATTTTATGTTATCTAAtaattacaggaaaataaaattgtgtcttattgtttctttgtctgatctttttctcctttttgaaTTATGGACTTTAAATACaagttaaaaacactgaatgtattTTCAGTAACTGTCTGGAGTGAAAATGTGGAatgcattaattaatttattgctGATTTTAGAAGATTAGGaattcaaaaaatgtgtgttttcaaataCCGAGGACATAAGCAAGGGTGCAAACTAACATCCACGCATACGCTCTTTTGCATGTTTACACAAAATCTGCATTGTAATTACACGGGGGTGTTTTAACATGCTTCTTCTCAGCTTGCTCGTGAAGGCAGTTTGCTTCAGCTTTAAAGCTGACACAATGTCGTTTTAGGGTTGCAAGTAAAACAGATAAGATCATCGCCATCTTGCTGCAGTGCTGTATGCAGTTCAAAAAGGTCTTCAGCGGGAGAGATACTGCAAACCAGGCTGCAGAGCTTTTCAGTAATGTGCTCCCTCACTGAGTCAGTCATTGACACATAAAATTGAACCACatgttatgtttgtttcataGTCACATCCAACTTTGACCGGAAACCAAGTGATGTCCATCAGCAAACGCTGAAGATAAAGCGCAGAATGAGTAACCCTTACAGGAAGTGCTTGGCTTAGATTTTGGCGCTACGGCAGATTTTTCAGACCAATACCAAGAGAAtcctaccttttttttaaaaagtgatgccACCAAAATCGTAATTAGAAGACAAtatgtttttaactttgttcatttcaacattaacattaaattgctaactttaaataaaaagccaGCAGATGGCTTAGATCTCCATTTCAACTAACTACTGTAAAGACtgaattcttatttttatttatttgttttcctggctctaagcattaaaaaaaaaagctcatctCCCTTTAATGACCACACACCCAGGGTGGGTGGAATTTCGTTTTTTGTTAGGCTTGATTAAGTTTGATTtactcagaaaaacattttctgtgttaGAAGTTGAACCATAACAACTATTACTGGTACTGATATGTGGACCTTCAGATTGTTTTGTGAACCACTGTAATTACCATTTGAAGCCGAACTTTTCAGAGGTATAAAGACTACCAATAATCCTCCTTTAGTAAGAGAAAATACCTAAGTGTTTAAAACTACCAAATTAATAGCACAAAAAAAGGCACTTTAGAAGACAACTCTGATCAGCAATCAAGTTCCATATAGATTCCCTGAGAACGGCCCAATATGTCACCCTGACTTGAACCATTTAAATGTGAATCGACCCTACCCTGTTTAAGGATAATTCTGGCAATATGCCATATTTTTATCCTCAGCAAATCACAAgacaagaccaaaaccaacagtgtgtgCTGGTCCGTCTCTCAGTACGTTCTGATTTGCCTCAGTAGCTCTCAGCTACAAAGCTCATTCATTTCTCCTGAtaatgtaaatctttaaaaacatgaataaagaagcaaaaaaaactgactttcaTTAACTAACTAAACTTTAgaataaagctgtttttcacattttagttCATCATGGGGGGGTTATGAGATCATATGatgtcatctctctctgtttctgtctggctctgtcttctttcctcaacacacacatgctctaaGCACAGCAGCGGTCACAAGCCCCCAACATGCCACAATCCACAAACCCACCACCACACAACCCACGAGATCATTAATAAAACCTCATGTGCCACGCACAGACACTTCCTCCTGGATCTTGTTTcgcctctccctcctctgggCCCTGACTCCCCCACTAATCTGCAGTAGGATTTAGATATTAGGAGGACAGATGGAGGTGTGGCTCGGTCAGTAATGAGGTGAGCAGTGGCAGCGAGTCCGGAGGCCCAGACACCGGCGAAACGACGTGTGGATTGAGCTGTAAGAGGCCCCTACACAACCAGATGTACACAGCTGTCACACTGCTGACAGAAAGTAATCCTGCGACCCTAGCCCactgccagagagagagagggagagagagggagagagagagagagagagagagagagagagagagagaggattagTGTCTCTGCTGTGGAGGTTTAATTGAGTGTAAGTAGTTTTTTTCCagttctatctatctatcatccatccaCCCGTCCATCCATCCCTACATTTGTGCAAGGAAAGGGAGCATGAACCTTTAAGTGATCCTAAAGTGCCCCATAACTTCAGCTTTCAGgtatgaaatgtgaaatgctCGCAGCTGAATTGGAATTTCCGTTCACCCCCTGAGCTGAGATTGAATTGACCCTGAAAGACAGCGCACGTAGTGGATCCACATGCATGTATCTActttcacacacgcacacgcacacacacacacacacacacacacacactgcaaaaaaggTTACTTACTTCATGCTCAATTTATCTAATGTCATATTCAGACAGAAAATTCGTCTAGTAGGGAGACATTGTGCCAATTTCCATTGCAGTTTCATATGTTTTATTGGCAGATTTTTCGGCATCTTTGAGACAAGGTTGACTAAGtcagacaaatactgtatgaaaacaATAAAGCTTTAATGGTTTGGCTTCTAAATCATGGAAGTTTGCGTTAGAACTTTGGCTCTGacttccttaaaaaaaaataaaacaagatgtTTAAGCCTGAAGGATTTCTGAGACTCAATAAAAGTTTAAATGCAAACTGTGACTggagagtaactaagtacatttactcaagtactttacttaagtacaaattttagGTACTTGAACTGtacttattttcagttttttgccaCTTTACACTTCAACtccaacacatttcaaaattaaatattgcactttttccTCCACTACATTAGTTTGACAGCTTACTTTACAGATTgaaacatttcatacaaaatgtaCCATCACCttataaaacatgatttctTGTTAAAGGTAAACATGCCCATCACTAGTCATAAGTCATTAAATTTAGCTCCAGCTCCACCAGCTTCAATATCAAAATGCAACTTACATGTTAtgtcaataattataataatccaatgatataaaatacatataatgCAGTAGGATAAACCTCCCAGAAAGACCATTGTGCAcgatgagtacttttactttttatacaaTATGTTTATACATTTACTTACTCTACGTATAATTTTGAACACtggacctttacttgtaatggagtatttcttAAATAATGgtactgctgcttttacttaagtaaagaataAGAATTCTTCTTCAACCACTGCTCCCACAACAGTCAATAGGTCgagtgtaagagtgtgtgtcaGCGTGACTGGGAGCAGCAGGAAGCTGAGAAGTGAAACCTGAGTGTAGAAGAGGGGCTGGATTGAGGTGGCAGGGTTTAGGGGAAAAGAGGGTTGCGGGGGGTGTAAAGGGTGGTGGGCCAGTAGGTGGGCGGTTGGGTGAGTGGTGGTGATGGTAGTGGTAGTGGGGCACTCTGGGATTGACTCCCCACATATGTTTATTTGGCTTTCCGCACGGTGGACGGAGAACGGGTTCAGAGCAGGGTGAAAcggaaaggtgtgtgtgtgtgcgtgcgtgtgtgtgtgtgtgtgtgtgtgtgtgtgtgtgtgtgtgtgtgtgtgtgtgtgtctgtgtgtgtgtgcgtgtagagAAAATGTGAAGAGGATGTCCATCCTCAAACAATTGGAGTGATAGGatatgatggaaaaaataacttaaGTCATTGTGAATTTGGCACATTGTTTCCATTTCTGATTTATGGGATTTATAAAGTGAGAAGAAAATGTGGGTGTCATTTTTAAGTACTGTTCAAATAGGGTGCTGCCAGTCATTTGAATACTGAAAATCACTCCGTTTTCTTGTTATATAACATTAGTattcttgttcttgttttgttgacatttgcTTTGTGTCTTCATTGTTCAGGGTCC is a window encoding:
- the mrps22 gene encoding 28S ribosomal protein S22, mitochondrial encodes the protein MAALGTARCLFRGYPRVKHVQKSKQMLIRCSVRTLCSGTQDNAPSDNAKPQFTDPAVQDILTRITGLDLQKVFRPIQQELKPPTYKLMTDEQLEQAVELATEQAKRLLQMPPFLPERKPISDVLSEDKILDGMDTAKYVFADITYNIPHRERFIVVREPNGTLRKATWEERDRLIQVYFPKNGRKLVAPLIFKEENLKMVFSQDRHEDVLDLCLVQFEPDSSEYIRVHAATYEDVDKHGKYELLRSTRHFGGMAWYLVNARRVDGLIVDMLKRELFHDAVSLVCLFHMVHPHSESAQEAASQQATGTDLLKLYAQKESQRSGYIELALQAYEQTVAKGSAA